From Haloarcula sp. CBA1127, a single genomic window includes:
- a CDS encoding NAD(P)/FAD-dependent oxidoreductase, with translation MARNLAVVGAGGAGAAAAYALHDADVDVTVFEKSRGVCGRAATRRHGDCTYEYGANYLKADDGRVTELVTEALPTEGLVDIEEPVYAFDRTGGIDAGRDADEHKWTYEAGITQVAKRLFNEADADVENGVRVERLERQRDGWRLEDDEGVDLGHFDATLLTPPAPQTADLLGQSRWDHDDCRELRQEVATVPYRTVIAGVLHYPFELDVPWYAAVNSDKDHDIGWVGREECKDGHVPDGESLLLVQMNEPWSIANYDEHPDTLIDDIASRTARLLDDDRLADPDWTDHQHWRYSQPEGEVDHDLLSCAAEHDLHFAGDWVAGKGRLHAALRNGLETGEAIADSG, from the coding sequence ATGGCTCGTAACCTCGCAGTCGTTGGTGCCGGTGGTGCCGGTGCGGCGGCAGCGTACGCGCTTCACGATGCAGACGTCGACGTAACAGTGTTCGAGAAGAGCCGCGGCGTCTGCGGGCGCGCTGCGACCCGGCGACACGGCGACTGTACGTACGAGTACGGGGCGAATTATCTCAAGGCCGACGACGGCCGCGTGACAGAACTGGTCACAGAGGCCCTCCCGACCGAGGGACTCGTCGATATCGAGGAACCGGTGTACGCGTTCGACAGGACCGGCGGCATCGACGCCGGCCGGGATGCTGACGAACACAAATGGACGTACGAGGCGGGCATTACACAGGTCGCAAAGCGGCTGTTCAACGAGGCAGACGCCGACGTAGAGAACGGCGTGCGGGTCGAGCGTCTGGAGCGACAGCGCGACGGCTGGCGGCTTGAGGACGATGAGGGGGTGGACCTTGGACACTTCGACGCCACGCTGCTAACACCGCCAGCGCCCCAGACGGCAGACCTGCTGGGACAGTCGCGGTGGGACCACGACGACTGCCGGGAGCTTCGGCAGGAGGTCGCCACGGTCCCTTATCGAACGGTCATCGCCGGCGTGTTGCACTACCCCTTCGAACTCGACGTGCCGTGGTACGCCGCGGTCAACAGCGACAAAGACCACGACATCGGCTGGGTCGGCCGCGAAGAGTGCAAAGACGGGCACGTTCCCGACGGCGAGTCCCTGCTGCTGGTCCAGATGAACGAACCATGGTCGATTGCGAACTACGACGAACACCCCGACACGCTCATCGACGACATCGCGTCGCGGACGGCCCGACTGCTGGACGACGACCGGCTGGCCGACCCCGACTGGACCGACCACCAGCACTGGCGCTACTCCCAGCCCGAGGGCGAGGTCGACCACGACCTGCTGTCGTGTGCGGCCGAGCACGACCTGCACTTCGCCGGCGACTGGGTGGCCGGCAAGGGGCGACTCCACGCGGCGCTACGGAACGGACTGGAGACGGGCGAGGCAATCGCCGACAGCGGGTAA